A genome region from Danio aesculapii chromosome 2, fDanAes4.1, whole genome shotgun sequence includes the following:
- the LOC130235926 gene encoding NACHT, LRR and PYD domains-containing protein 3-like: MDNTQTTKDDDVYPGCSSVHQMRPKPEPEPSSVSVQSDGSMAHIVHFKSKDTQTDISSVHQKRPKSDPSCVSMRSDGSMEQFVHFKSEDTQTDLSHEALNTFQSNLMKKFDCLCEGTAAQGKCTLLNDIYTELYITESESGVISNEHEVRQLETQSRRSTTEDTPIKCRDIFTPEQDKAIRTVLTKGIAGIGKTVSVQKFIVDWVEKKENQDLQLIFPLPFRELNQMKDKTLSLSDILHAFFPEILKIEIFNDKYKVLFIFDGLDECRLSLDFKSTVRLCDVNESASVDVLLMNMIVGNLLPSALIWITSRPAAANLLPSEYVQRVTEVRGFIDPQKEEYFRKRIRDQSLANRIISHMKSSRSLYIMCHIPVFCWISATVLEVMLNEAESVEIPKTLTQMYTHFLILQTNIKHGKQYENKVRDGDMILRLGKLAFQQLVKGNVIFYEEDLRDCGINVTEASVYSGLCTQIFREEFVLCQKKVFTFVHLSIQEHIAALYAHLSCLNKNVNVFEQMTFEYAPLSNLHQRAVDEALQSKNGHLDLFLRFLLGLSVESIQILLQEQMKWTKRSSDSFKETVEYVKMKISTIFSPEKSINLFHCLNELGDHSLVDEVRQYLRSEQLNETKLSSSQWLAVVFVFLTAEKKLENFEINEFVCGNDQTEKLEVLKKLLPVIKESRSVWFVNYSLTDEGCAALASALISNPENVRELDLAFNDLRGSVTSLCAVLENPHSKLEKMVLANCGLTGESCAALVSALRSNPAQLRDLDLSRNKIGDSVILFCGVLEHPHCKLEKLWLSDCGVTDVGCDALASALRSNPESLRDLSLSWNKLSKSKMKLLSDLKDDPHYKLDTLYF, translated from the exons ATGGATAACACACAAACAACCAAAGATGATGATGTTTATCCAGGGTGCag TTCAGTTCATCAGATGAGACCAAAGCCAGAGCCGGAGCCCAGCAGTGTGTCTGTGCAGAGTGACGGGTCTATGGCTCATATCGTACATTTTAAGAGTAAAGACACACAGACTGATATCAG TTCAGTTCATCAGAAGAGACCAAAATCAGACCCCAGCTGTGTGTCTATGAGGAGTGATGGGTCTATGGaacaatttgtacattttaagagTGAAGACACACAGACTGATCTCAG CCATGAAGCTCTCAACACATTTCAGTCAAATCTGATGAAGAAGTTTGATTGCCTCTGTGAGGGAACAGCGGCGCAGGGAAAATGCACACTCCTGAATGATATCTACACAGAGCTCTACATCACAGAGAGTGAGAGCGGAGTGATCAGTAATGAACATGAGGTAAGACAGCTTGAGACGCAATCCAGGAGATCAACAACAGAGGACACACCAATCAAATGCAGAGACATCTTTACACCTGAGCAAGACAAAGCCATCAGAACTGTGCTGACAAAGGGAATCGCTGGCATTGGAAAAACagtctctgtgcagaagttcattGTGGACTGGGTTGAAAAGAAGGAGAATCAGGACCTCCAGCTCATATTTCCACTTCCTTTCAGAGAGCTCAATCAGATGAAGGACAAAACGCTCAGTCTTTCAGATATTCTTCATGCCTTTTTCCCTGAAATACTGAAGATTGAAATATTCAATGATAAGTATAAAGTGttgttcatctttgatggtctTGATGAGTGTCGGCTGTCTCTAGATTTTAAGAGCACTGTGAGGTTGTGTGATGTCAATGAATCAGCCTCAGTGGACGTGCTGCTAATGAACATGATTGTGGGGaatctgcttccttctgctctcatctggatcacttCCAGACCAGCAGCAGCAAATCTCCTCCCCTCTGAGTATGTCCAAAGAGTGACAGAGGTACGAGGTTTCATAGACCCTCAGAAGGAGGAATACTTCAGGAAGAGAATCAGAGATCAGAGTCTGGCCAACAGAATCATCTCACATATGAAGTCCTCCAGGAGCCTCTACATCATGTGCCACATCCCAGTGttctgctggatttcagccactgtACTAGAGGTGATGTTGAATGAAGCAGAGAGCGTAGAGATTCCCAAGACTCTCActcagatgtacacacacttccTGATCTTGCAAACCAACATCAAACATGGGAAGCAGTATGAGAACAAGGTGAGAGACGGAGACATGATCCTCAGACTGGGGAAACTAGCTTTTCAGCAGCTTGTGAAAGGCAATGTGATCTTCTATGAGGAAGACCTGAGAGACTGTGGCATTAATGTGACAGAAGCATCAGTTTACTCAGGATTGTGCACTCAGATCTTCAGAGAGGAGTTTGTCTTGTGTCAGAAGAAAGTGTTCACCTTTGTTCATCTGAGCATTCAGGAACATATAGCGGCTCTTTATGCGCACCTCTCCTGTCTGAACAAAAACGTAAATGTCTTTGAGCAAATGACATTTGAATATGCTCCTTTGTCTAACCTGCATCAGAGAGCTGTGGATGAGGCTCTGCAGAGTAAAAATGGACATCTGGATCTTTTCCTGCGGTTTCTCTTGGGTCTGTCAGTGGAGTCAATTCAGATTCTCCTACAAGAACAAATGAAATGGACAAAAAGAAGCTCTGACAGTTTTAAGGAAACAGTTGAGTACGTTAAGATGAAGATCAGCACCATTTTCTCTCCAGAGaaatccatcaatctgttccactgtctgaatgaactgggTGACCATTCACTAGTGGACGAAGTACGACAGTATCTGAGAtctgaacaactaaatgaaaccAAACTCTCTTCATCTCAGTGgttggctgtagtgtttgtgttcttGACAGCAGAGAAGAAGCTGGAaaattttgaaattaatgaatttgtTTGTGGAAACGACCAAACTGAAAAACTGGAAGTGTTGAAGAAGCTGCTGCCTGTGATTAAAGAATCCAGATCAGTTTG GTTTGTTAATTATAGTCTCACAGATGAAGGTTGTGCTGCATTGGCTTCAGCTCTGATATCAAATCCTGAAAATGTGAGAGAACTGGATCTGGCATTTAATGATCTGAGAGGTTCAGTGACTTCGCTCTGTGCTGTGCTGGAGAATCCTCACTCTAAACTGGAAAAAATGGT GTTGGCTAATTGTGGTTTGACAGGTGAAAGTTGTGCTGCTTTGGtttcagctctgagatcaaaccctGCACAACTGAGAGATCTGGATCTGTCCAGGAATAAAATAGGAGATTCAGTCATTCTTTTCTGTGGCGTACTGGAGCATCCTCATTGTAAACTGGAGAAACTCTG GTTGAGTGATTGTGGTGTCACAGATGTAGGCTGTGATGCTttggcttcagctctgagatcaaaccctGAAAGCTTGAGGGATCTGAGTCTCTCTTGGAATAAACTATCAAAATCCAAAATGAAGTTGCTGTCAGATCTTAAGGATGACCCACATTATAAACTGGACACATTATACTTTT ga